In Flavobacterium sp. 83, the genomic window TAACTCTTTGATTTCTTTGTATTTATCAGGTAATTTATTCTGCTTTTGATGATAATAAAAACTACTACGTGCCATTTTTGTTAAATCTAGAAGTAATTCTAAATCAAATTTATGCCTTAACTCCATTATGGCTTGGGATTTCTCCTGGCTTGAATTAAGGCTTGTAACTTTTTTAGCAATTCATTCTCACAACGAAGTCTTTCGTTCTCTTTTAAGAGTTCTTCCTCTCTTGTTAAAGGTTTGTCTGATTTACGTTTTTTACGCTTATAATCACTCATAGATATTGGTCTGCCTTTAAGTTTTGGTTTTAATCCTTCAATACCAAAATTAGCAAAATCTTTCTTCCATTTTACAATAGTAGATTCTGATGGAATATTAAACAACAAACATGCTTTACTTAAAGATAGATGTTCTTCTGATAACGATTTTAAAACTTTCATTTTAAAATCAATGGAATAGATCCTGTTTTTAGATGGCAATAATCCTTTGCCTCCATAGTTATTGTACAATCTAACCCATTTTTGTAGTTGCGATTTCGAAAATCCCTTTTGCTTTGAAACGGAACAACAAGACTGATGTTCGTTTAAAACCTCCTGTACACATTCAAGTTTAAATGTGTAACCATACTTAACTTTTCTTTCCATAAAAAATGCCCCAAATAGTGTCTAACTTTTTGGGGCATGTCCAATATAGCGGATTTTTTTATTATTAATTAAACAGATAAAACACTGTTTTCGGTACCTGCAAAGTCATTCCATATAAATGAATCTGCTTCAGGCTCATTAACAAACTCACCGTCAATTACATATTTAAACTCATAAGAGGCATCTTTATTCAAGTCGTATGTAGCTTTGAAAGTACCATTTTTCAATTTACTTAAAGCTCCTTCAGCCAAATTCCAGTTATTGAAATCACCAACTACAGATGCTGATTGAGCTTGCTTTGCTTCTACCGAAAATGTAACTTTACAAACCGGTTTTGTTTTTACAAATTGTTTCTTTATTGACATAACTATTTCATTTTTAGAATTATGTAGCAAAGAAAATAAATTCAATTGAAGTTTCAACAAAGCTTATGAAGTTTTAACAGAAAGACATAAACTATGTTAATTTTTAAACAAATTACTAATTTAACATGGTAATAATTTTATATCCAAAATAAGAAAACGTTTTCTTACTAAATAATCCCCAATCAAAATTGTGCCTTTTCAAAATAAAATTTATCTTTATAAACAAAATTTAACCTATGGAAAAAGAACAACACGAACAATATGAGTATGCTAGAAGACGAATTAAGCAAAAAAAGAGGTTGTATTTCCATTTTGTTTTATTTCTTTTAGGAAGTTTTTTTTTATTTGTAGCCAATAAATTTTTTGGTATTGATGCAGAAGCAGATTGGTATATTTGGGGAGTTACTATCTGGTTTTTTATATTCATATTACATTTTATAAAAGTTTACATTACTGATCGTTTTATGAATAAAAATTGGGAAAGAGAACAAATAGACAGACTTGTAACTTTACAACAAAAAAAAATCACTCAATTACAAACAAAGATTAACGAAGAATCCTCTACATAAAACATAAAGAACTATGATAGTAATGATTGCGGCAGTTGCCGAAAACAATGCTCTTGGTAAAAATAATGAATTAGTTTGGCACCTCCCAAATGATTTCAAAAGATTCAAAACACTAACTTCTGGACATTATATAATAATGGGACGCAAAACATTTGAAAGCTTCCCTAAACCGTTACCAAATAGGACCCATATTGTTATTTCCAGACAAGAGGGATACCAACCGGAAGGCTGTATTGTAGTTGACAGCATGCATAAAGCATTAGAAATATGCCCTAAAAATGAAACAACTTATATTATAGGAGGAGGCGAAATTTACAACTTGGGACTTTCTTTTACAGATAAAATTGAAATCACTAAAGTTCATCATAATTTTGAAGCAGATGCATTTTTTCCTGAAATTAATCTTAATGAATGGGAAATCACAGCATCTGAATTTAATCAAAAAGATGAAAAACACCTTTACAGTTATACCTATCAAACTTTTTCTAGAAAATAAAAAACATCCCATAAGGGATGTTTTCTTTTTTAACAATGATAAGAGAATGACCTATTCTTGAAACAGTATTTGATAACATAAAATAAAAATCACAAATACTAATAATACTCCAGAAATGAAGATAATAGCATTTGATGATTTCTGAGAATACATCTCAAAAAAGCCTTTAATACCAAATACCACGAAGGTACTAAAGACAAAGAAAATTAAAATTTCCAAAAACAAATTTAATCCTAAGAACGTATGTTGCGCTTTAAATACAATACTACTTTGTAAAA contains:
- a CDS encoding isoamylase early set domain-containing protein, with product MSIKKQFVKTKPVCKVTFSVEAKQAQSASVVGDFNNWNLAEGALSKLKNGTFKATYDLNKDASYEFKYVIDGEFVNEPEADSFIWNDFAGTENSVLSV
- a CDS encoding 2TM domain-containing protein, giving the protein MEKEQHEQYEYARRRIKQKKRLYFHFVLFLLGSFFLFVANKFFGIDAEADWYIWGVTIWFFIFILHFIKVYITDRFMNKNWEREQIDRLVTLQQKKITQLQTKINEESST
- a CDS encoding dihydrofolate reductase, which gives rise to MIVMIAAVAENNALGKNNELVWHLPNDFKRFKTLTSGHYIIMGRKTFESFPKPLPNRTHIVISRQEGYQPEGCIVVDSMHKALEICPKNETTYIIGGGEIYNLGLSFTDKIEITKVHHNFEADAFFPEINLNEWEITASEFNQKDEKHLYSYTYQTFSRK